In the genome of Megalops cyprinoides isolate fMegCyp1 chromosome 7, fMegCyp1.pri, whole genome shotgun sequence, one region contains:
- the slc6a17 gene encoding sodium-dependent neutral amino acid transporter SLC6A17, translated as MPKNSKVTQREHSNEHVTESVADLLALEEPLDYKSSVMNVGGAGGGPAQKGKEPDDTLDNGDGRPAWNSKLQYILAQVGFSVGLGNVWRFPYLCQKNGGGAYLVPYFILLLLIGIPLFFLELAVGQRVRRGSIGVWNYVCPRLGGVGVSSLMVSGFVGLYYNVIIGWSIFYFFQSFQYPLPWSECPIKKNGTQAIVEPECEKSSATTYFWYRETLNITSTIADSGGLNWRMTLSLLAAWFIVCLAVIKGIQSSGKVMYFSSLFPYVVLLCFLVRGLLLNGAVDGIAHMFTPKLEKMLEPQVWREAATQVFFALGLGFGGVIAFSSYNKRDNNCHFDAVLVSVINFITSVLATLVVFAVLGFKANIMNEKCVVENAEKILGYLNSNVLSHDLIPPHVNFSHLTSADYAEMYGVIKTVREDSFSQLGLEPCLLEDELNKAVQGTGLAFIAFTEAMTHFPASPFWSVMFFFMLINLGLGSMIGTMEGITTPVLDTFKVRKEIFTVCCCITAFIFGLLFVQRSGNYFVTMFDDYSAGLPLTIVVILENVSVAWIYGTKRFMQDLEDMLGFRPYRFYFYMWKYVSPLCLIILISATVIEMAISPPGYNAWVQDLAAERFQSYPPWALTMCFALIIVAMLPLPIVFIARQFNLLSDGSNKLSVSYKKGCMMKDMSNLEDHDETRFILSKNPSEAPSPMPNHRSYLGPGSTSPSEMTNPAPNSRYGTGYLMATTPESEL; from the exons ATGCCGAAGAACAGCAAGGTCACGCAGCGGGAGCACAGCAATGAGCACGTCACGGAGTCGGTGGCTGACCTGCTGGCCCTGGAGGAGCCACTGGACTACAAGAGCAGTGTGATGAAtgtgggcggggctgggggaggCCCCGCCCAGAAGGGGAAGGAGCCCGATGACACGCTGGACAACGGAGACGGGCGCCCCGCCTGGAACAGCAAGCTGCAGTACATCCTGGCCCAGGTGGGCTTCTCCGTGGGTCTGGGGAACGTGTGGCGGTTCCCCTACCTGTGCCAGAAGAACGGGGGAG GTGCGTACCTGGTGCCGtacttcatcctcctcctcctcattggGATCCCACTCTTCTTCCTGGAGCTGGCGGTGGGGCAGAGGGTTCGCCGTGGGAGCATCGGGGTGTGGAACTACGTCTGCCCACGGCTCGGCGGGGTCGGGGTCTCCAGCCTGATG GTGAGCGGCTTCGTGGGTCTCTACTACAACGTCATCATCGGCTGGAGCATATTTTACTTCTTCCAGTCCTTCCAGTACCCGCTGCCCTGGAGCGAGTGTCCCATCAAGAAGAACGGAACACAGGCCA TTGTAGAGCCTGAGTGTGAAAAGAGCTCTGCCACCACATATTTCTGGTACCGCGAGACGCTCAACATCACCAGCACCATCGCCGACAGCGGGGGGCTGAACTGGAGGATGACCCTGTCCCTGTTGGCTGCGTGGTTCATTGTCTGCCTGGCGGTCATCAAGGGGATCCAGTCATCAGGGAAG GTGATGTACTTCAGCTCGCTCTTCCCCTATGTGGTGCTGCTGTGCTTCCTGGTGCGGGGCCTGCTGTTGAACGGGGCGGTGGACGGCATCGCGCACATGTTCACCCCCAAG CTGGAGAAGATGCTGGAGCCACAGGTGTGGCGCGAGGCTGCCACCCAGGTGTTCTTCGCCCTGGGGCTGGGATTCGGCGGCGTCATCGCCTTCTCCAGCTACAACAAACGCGACAACAACTGCCACTTTGACGCTGTGCTGGTGTCCGTCATAAACTTCATCACCTCTGTGCTGGCCACTCTGGTGGTGTTCGCTGTGCTCGGCTTCAAGGCCAACATCATGAATGAGAAGTGTGTCGTAGA GAACGCAGAGAAGATCCTCGGCTACCTGAACTCCAATGTGCTGAGCCATGACCTCATCCCTCCACACGTCAACTTCTCCCATCTGACCTCAGCGGACTACGCCGAGATGTATGGGGTCATCAAGACGGTGCGAGAGGACAGCTTCTCCCAGCTGGGTCTGGAGCCATGCCTGCTGGAGGACGAGCTCAACAAG GCCGTGCAGGGCACCGGGCTGGCCTTCATTGCCTTCACCGAGGCCATGACCCACTTCCCGGCCTCACCCTTCTGGTCCGTCATGTTCTTCTTCATGCTCATCAACCTGGGCCTGGGCAGCATGATCGGCACCATGGAGGGCATCACCACGCCCGTTCTGGACACCTTCAAGGTGCGCAAGGAGATCTTCACAG tgtgCTGCTGCATTACGGCCTTCATCTTTGGACTCCTGTTTGTGCAGCGATCAGGGAACTACTTCGTCACCATGTTCGATGACTACTCCGCTGGCTTGCCACTCACTATTGTGGTTATCCTTGAAAACGTCTCAGTGGCCTGGATCTACGGCACCAAGAG GTTCATGCAGGACCTGGAGGACATGCTGGGCTTCCGGCCCTACCGCTTCTACTTCTACATGTGGAAGTATGTCTCCCCGCTCTGCCTGATCATACTCATCTCTGCCACCGTCATCGAGATGGCCATCAGCCCACCTGGGTACAACGCGTGGGTGCAGGACCTG GCAGCTGAGCGTTTCCAGAGCTACCCTCCCTGGGCACTGACCATGTGCTTCGCCCTGATAATCGTGGCCATGCTGCCGCTCCCCATCGTCTTCATTGCCCGCCAGTTCAACCTGCTGTCCGACGGCTCCAACAAGCTTTCCGTCTCCTACAAGAAGGGCTGCATGATGAAGGACATGTCCAACCTGGAGGACCACGACGAGACGCGCTTCATCCTCAGCAAGAACCCCAGCGAGGCCCCGTCCCCCATGCCCAATCACCGCTCCTACCTGGGGCCAGGTAGCACCTCCCCTTCTGAGATGACCAACCCCGCCCCAAACAGCCGCTACGGGACTGGCTACCTGATGGCCACCACACCTGAGTCCGAGCTATGA